In one Bactrocera tryoni isolate S06 chromosome 5, CSIRO_BtryS06_freeze2, whole genome shotgun sequence genomic region, the following are encoded:
- the LOC120778793 gene encoding tRNA (guanine(37)-N1)-methyltransferase: protein MGRKSKTAAGKKGAAAPAKAAINKSKKDKNIFKVNDAKNKKKPKEVQGKLKKIKEVVKNKQEKIDANLKELHKDMVVKKPKAATNNASIKKNKKAPANTNNVSQKLDNLKF from the exons atgggACGCAAATCAAAGACCGCTGCTGGTAAAAAAGGTGCTGCTGCACCAGCTAAGGCTGCCATCAACAAGTCCAAGaaggataaaaatatatttaaagtaaacgatgccaaaaataagaagaaaccAAAGGAAGTGCAAGGAAAATTGAAGAAG ATCAAGGAAGTGGTCAAGAATAAGCAGGAGAAAATCGATGCAAACTTGAAGGAGTTGCATAAGGATATGGTCGTGAAGAAACCAAAGGCCGCAACCAATAATGCATCGATTAAGAAGAATAAGAAGGCACCAGCCAACACGAATAATGTATCCCAAAAATTagacaatttgaaattttaa
- the LOC120778790 gene encoding kinesin-like protein KIF3A: MPQEPPITTSDLEGDEIENVRVVVRVRPMEKSELNSGATNVIQVDKINRAITAVKPNAANEPPKTYYFDNVFSSDSNQLDLYVDTARPIVEKVLEGYNGTIFAYGQTGTGKTYTMSGNPDSPQTKGIIPNAFAHIFGHIAKARENQKFLVRVSYMEIYNEEVRDLLGKDVSKSLEVKERPDIGVFVKDLSGYVVHNADDLENIMRLGNKNRVVGATKMNQESSRSHAIFSITVESSELSQGDMTNVKMGKLQLVDLAGSERQSRTQASGQRLKEATKINLSLSVLGNVISALVDGKSTHIPYRNSKLTRLLQDSLGGNSKTVMCATISPSDINYMETISTLRYASRAKNIQNRMRVNEEPKDALLRHFQEEIARLRKQLEENSHEDQISEEEDEDIEDDEADIEIEIEETPVVNGKKSKKREKSDAEKEEKERRAREHQQEIEHAKSEQEQLRCKLMSLEGKILVGGENLLEKAQTQEKLLEQSLAELEEREQAEKALQQTLQQKETERIDIEERYSSLQEASTGSTKKIHRVMQMLMSVKSELADQQQEHQREKEGIYENIRSLSRELALCELVLNSYIPKEYQSMINQYTHWNEDIGEWQLKCVAYTGNNMRKHIAEPQEATNKQEFIDLSHVYLSYNTDGVTNPVRAKSARPRTSGVPRPTTARRY; this comes from the coding sequence ATGCCGCAAGAGCCACCAATAACTACAAGTGATTTGGAGGgagatgaaattgaaaatgtacGCGTTGTGGTGCGAGTACGACCAATGGAGAAGTCCGAATTGAATTCAGGTGCAACTAATGTTATACAAGTGGATAAAATCAATCGGGCAATCACAGCGGTGAAGCCAAACGCCGCCAATGAGCCACCCAAAACTTACTATTTCGATAATGTTTTCAGTAGTGACTCAAATCAACTCGATTTGTATGTGGACACGGCACGCCCTATAGTTGAGAAGGTATTGGAGGGTTATAACGGCACCATCTTTGCTTATGGACAAACGGGTACGGGTAAAACCTATACCATGTCTGGTAATCCCGATTCACCGCAAACTAAGGGCATCATACCAAATGCTTTTGCACACATTTTCGGCCACATAGCTAAAGCTAGAGAGAATCAGAAATTTTTGGTGCGTGTCAGCTATATGGAAATATACAATGAAGAAGTGCGCGATTTGTTGGGAAAGGACGTAAGCAAGAGTCTTGAAGTGAAAGAACGTCCAGATATCGGTGTGTTTGTTAAGGACCTAAGCGGTTATGTAGTACATAATGCCGATGATTTAGAGAACATAATGCGTTTGGGGAATAAAAATCGTGTAGTGGGTGCCACAAAAATGAATCAGGAGTCGTCACGTTCGCATGCCATATTCTCGATTACGGTTGAAAGTAGTGAACTGAGTCAAGGCGATATGACGAATGTTAAAATGGGCAAGCTGCAGTTAGTTGATTTGGCTGGTTCCGAGCGACAGAGCAGAACACAGGCGAGTGGACAGCGCTTAAAGGaggcaacaaaaattaatttatcattATCTGTGTTGGGTAATGTTATAAGTGCACTGGTTGACGGTAAAAGTACACATATACCCTACCGCAACTCAAAACTAACACGTCTGTTGCAAGACTCGTTAGGTGGCAACTCAAAGACAGTGATGTGTGCCACCATAAGTCCGTCAGATATTAATTACATGGAAACTATATCCACTTTACGGTACGCCAGTCGTGCTAAGAATATACAGAATCGTATGCGCGTTAATGAGGAACCCAAAGATGCATTACTACGTCATTTCCAGGAGGAGATTGCACGCTTGCGTAAACAGCTGGAGGAAAACAGTCATGAGGATCAAATTTCAGAAGAGGAGGATGAAGACATCGAGGACGATGAAGCCGATATTGAAATAGAAATCGAGGAGACGCCTGTAGTCAACGGTAAGAAATCGAAGAAACGCGAAAAAAGCGATGCTGAAAAAGAGGAAAAAGAACGACGAGCGCGGGAACACCAACAAGAAATTGAACATGCTAAATCTGAGCAAGAACAATTGCGGTGCAAGTTAATGTCACTGGAAGGCAAGATTTTGGTTGGTGGTGAGAATTTGTTAGAAAAGGCGCAAACGCAGGAGAAACTACTCGAGCAATCACTCGCTGAATTAGAAGAACGTGAACAAGCGGAAAAGGCATTGCAGCAGAcattacaacaaaaagaaacTGAACGCATAGACATTGAAGAACGTTACTCCTCACTACAGGAAGCAAGTACCGGCAGTACCAAGAAAATTCATCGAGTCATGCAAATGTTAATGAGTGTTAAATCCGAATTGGCTGATCAACAGCAAGAACACCAACGTGAAAAGGAGGGTATATACGAGAATATAAGAAGCTTGTCACGCGAGCTGGCACTGTGTGAATTAGTACTCAATTCCTATATACCTAAGGAATATCAGTCAATGATCAATCAATATACTCACTGGAATGAGGACATTGGTGAGTGGCAACTCAAATGTGTTGCCTACACGGGTAACAATATGCGTAAACACATCGCCGAGCCGCAAGAGGCAACCAACAAGCAGGAGTTTATAGATCTCTCGCATGTTTATCTCAGTTACAATACCGATGGCGTCACAAATCCTGTGCGTGCAAAGTCGGCGCGTCCACGCACATCGGGGGTACCACGTCCAACCACCGCACGGCGTTACTGA
- the LOC120778791 gene encoding tRNA (guanine(37)-N1)-methyltransferase, producing MVVLRRLTWAHDLLQQFKRQRHYWRNMDSSLLEPPASVRGMLELQRDAFKKPVQLPRLRVPETESNKVLPLVKKLLLKMERLRPVRVLNGDVAPMREILLHPLAVKSWDCLPTTELLKLKVEPSNFSYDELVLNYDNWRADEIFKSVLPVGDEGLTSYSRIGHIVHLNLRDHLLPYKTLIGQVLLDKVPGCRTVVNKAATIDNTYRNFQLELICGEAQYQVETKENGVLFEFDFSRVYWNPRLSTEHERITKMLNANDVLYDVFAGVGPFSVPAARKKCWVLANDLNPESYKWLQHNGKRNKCLAHMKTFNKDGRQFLLEDVKPDLLKRWKEQATADYSIHITMNLPAMAVEFLDAFRGFLNDEEAKEFLNQQLEYPTVHVYCFAKGEDTKVLARALVEDNLGLPLTNNLEGIYFVRNVAPNKDMYRVSFRLTNEILTTPIAKKTAEQIQRKRAASELEEDSNIANKVKCN from the coding sequence ATGGTTGTGCTACGACGTCTCACGTGGGCTCACGATTTATTGCAGCAATTCAAACGTCAGCGCCACTATTGGAGAAATATGGATTCTTCACTATTAGAACCACCAGCGAGCGTGCGCGGCATGCTTGAATTGCAGCGTGATGCATTCAAAAAGCCTGTACAATTACCACGTTTACGAGTGCCAGAAACGGAATCAAATAAAGTATTACCACTGGTTAAAAAGTTGCTGCTGAAGATGGAGAGATTGCGACCCGTACGGGTGTTAAATGGAGATGTAGCGCCGATGCGCGAAATATTACTGCATCCATTAGCAGTGAAATCATGGGATTGTCTACCAACTACAGAACTTTTAAAACTAAAAGTCGAACCCAGTAATTTCTCTTACGACGAATTGGTACTTAACTATGATAATTGGCGGGCGGATGAAATTTTCAAGAGCGTGTTACCGGTAGGTGATGAGGGCCTTACATCTTATTCGCGTATCGGACACATAGTACATTTAAATCTAAGAGATCACTTATTGCCTTACAAAACCCTAATTGGTCAAGTCTTATTGGACAAAGTGCCCGGTTGTCGCACGGTCGTAAATAAGGCAGCAACAATTGATAATACTTATCGCAACTTTCAGTTGGAACTGATTTGTGGTGAAGCGCAGTATCAAGTGGAGACCAAAGAAAACGGTGTGCTGTTTGAGTTTGACTTTTCGCGAGTATACTGGAATCCACGCTTATCCACAGAGCATGAAAGAATCACAAAAATGCTTAATGCAAATGATGTGCTCTACGATGTTTTCGCCGGTGTTGGTCCATTTAGTGTGCCGGCTGCTCGAAAAAAATGCTGGGTACTAGCAAATGACTTAAACCCAGAGAGTTACAAGTGGTTACAGCACAACGGTAAACGCAACAAATGTTTGGCGCACATGAAAACTTTCAATAAAGACGGACGCCAGTTTTTGCTAGAAGATGTGAAACCTGATTTATTGAAAAGGTGGAAAGAGCAAGCAACTGCAGATTATAGCATTCATATAACAATGAATTTACCTGCGATGGCGGTGGAATTTCTTGATGCTTTTCGTGGTTTTTTAAACGACGAGGAAGCGAAGGAATTTTTGAATCAGCAATTAGAGTATCCAACAGTACACGTTTATTGTTTCGCAAAAGGCGAGGATACGAAAGTACTGGCGCGTGCCTTGGTTGAAGACAATTTGGGTTTACCGCTAACGAACAATTTAGAAGGCATTTATTTCGTGCGCAATGTGGCGCCAAATAAGGACATGTACAGAGTATCATTTCGGCTCACGAATGAAATTTTGACTACGCCGATTGCCAAAAAGACTGCTGAACAAATACAGCGAAAGCGTGCTGCCTCCGAATTAGAGGAAGACTCAAATATTGCCAACAAAGTAAAATGCAATTGA